A stretch of DNA from Calorimonas adulescens:
CAGGAGGTTCGTGAGGATGGACCAAAAACTCACCTTGCAAAATCGGGCACCCCAACAATGGGTGGAATTATATTTATAATTTCTTCTGTATTAGTTTCACTTTTCCTTATACCTAACAGTATGGATAAATGGGCATTGATATTATTGACATTATCCTTTGCATTTATCGGATTTTTAGATGACTATCTTAAAGTAGTTAGAAAAAAAAGTTTGGGCTTAAAAGCAAGGGAGAAACTTATATTGCAATTTGTTATCAGCTTTATTTTTGCATATTACGTATATATAACCCACGGTAGTGAGATTTATATCCCATTTTTAAAGTTCTATGTAGATATTGGGGTTTATTTTATCCCATTTATTGTATTTGTTGTTGTTGGTACGGTAAACAGCGTCAATTTAACTGATGGACTTGATGGCCTGGCCGCAGGAGTTACATTTATAGTATCGGCTTTTTTTACACTTTCGGGTCTAATGACAGGTAATATTGCAACAATGCTTTTTGGTAGTTCTATAACTGGATCAGTACTTGGTTTCTTGCGTTATAACATTTATCCTGCTGAGATATTTATGGGCGATACAGGTTCTTTAGCCTTGGGAGGAGCCGTTGCTGGTATGGCAGTCATAGCAGATATGCCTTTGATTTTACCTATTGTAGGTGGAATTTATGTGATAGAGGCAGCATCGGTAATTATACAGGTACTGTTTTTCAGGTTAACGGGCAAGCGGATATTTAAGATGAGTCCTTTGCATCATCATTTTGAGATGCTGGGGTGGCATGAGACAAAGGTTGTTAATTTGTTTATAATCATTACGTTGATTTTATCTGTGATTGGACTAATTTCTTTATATTGACGATTGGGGTGCTAAACAATGAGTGAAAAGATTTTAGTAGTAGGGTTAGGTAT
This window harbors:
- the mraY gene encoding phospho-N-acetylmuramoyl-pentapeptide-transferase; translation: MGQFFSSIFSDSLFVNLMLITVLSFMLSIFIAPPIIEQMGRLKYGQEVREDGPKTHLAKSGTPTMGGIIFIISSVLVSLFLIPNSMDKWALILLTLSFAFIGFLDDYLKVVRKKSLGLKAREKLILQFVISFIFAYYVYITHGSEIYIPFLKFYVDIGVYFIPFIVFVVVGTVNSVNLTDGLDGLAAGVTFIVSAFFTLSGLMTGNIATMLFGSSITGSVLGFLRYNIYPAEIFMGDTGSLALGGAVAGMAVIADMPLILPIVGGIYVIEAASVIIQVLFFRLTGKRIFKMSPLHHHFEMLGWHETKVVNLFIIITLILSVIGLISLY